Proteins encoded within one genomic window of Nonomuraea gerenzanensis:
- a CDS encoding ATP-binding protein, with protein MRVAFVGKGGSGKTTMSALFARHVAAQGAPVVAMDADINQHLALVLGLDRQPEPLGAHLTEIKDRLRGTNPRITSAATMVKTTPPGRGSTLLRFGDLAADPYGLTTPDGVRLLATGPFSEDDLGVACYHSKVGAVELLLNHLIDGPGEYVVVDMTAGADSFASGLFTRFDLTFVVAEPTRQGVSVYKQYREYAARYDVALAVIGNKVHDQADVDFLREHAGDDLLTWMGHSAAVRAMEQGRHCTLDDLEPANSDALALLRKTLDEQEKDWARFGRQTVEFHLRNARAWANERTGADLAEQVDPDFVYGP; from the coding sequence GTGAGAGTGGCGTTCGTCGGAAAGGGCGGCAGCGGCAAGACGACGATGTCGGCCCTGTTCGCCAGGCACGTGGCAGCCCAGGGCGCCCCCGTGGTGGCCATGGACGCCGACATCAACCAGCACCTGGCCCTGGTGCTGGGCCTCGACAGGCAGCCGGAGCCCCTCGGCGCCCACCTCACCGAGATCAAGGACCGCCTGCGCGGCACCAACCCCCGCATCACCTCGGCCGCCACCATGGTCAAGACGACCCCGCCCGGCCGTGGCTCGACGCTCCTGCGCTTCGGCGACCTGGCCGCCGACCCCTACGGCCTGACCACCCCCGACGGCGTGCGCCTGCTCGCGACGGGCCCGTTCAGCGAGGACGACCTGGGCGTCGCCTGCTACCACTCCAAGGTCGGCGCGGTCGAGCTGCTGCTCAACCACCTGATCGACGGCCCCGGCGAGTACGTCGTGGTCGACATGACCGCCGGCGCCGACTCCTTCGCCTCGGGCCTGTTCACCCGCTTCGACCTGACGTTCGTGGTGGCCGAGCCGACCAGGCAGGGCGTCAGCGTCTACAAGCAGTACCGCGAGTACGCCGCCAGGTACGACGTGGCGCTGGCCGTGATCGGCAACAAGGTGCACGACCAGGCCGACGTCGACTTCCTGCGCGAGCACGCGGGCGACGACCTGCTCACCTGGATGGGCCACTCCGCGGCCGTCCGCGCCATGGAGCAGGGCCGCCACTGCACGCTCGACGACCTGGAGCCGGCCAACTCCGACGCGCTGGCGCTGCTCCGCAAGACCCTGGACGAGCAGGAGAAGGACTGGGCCCGCTTCGGCCGCCAGACCGTGGAGTTCCACCTGCGCAACGCCCGCGCCTGGGCCAACGAGCGCACCGGCGCCGACCTGGCCGAGCAGGTGGACCCTGACTTCGTCTACGGCCCCTGA
- a CDS encoding ribonuclease HII, which translates to MAPTYDIEQLLLSQPSIRTVAGVDEVGRGAWAGPVTVCAVVTDLTEPPAGLTDSKQVSEAKRGPLALELAGWAAGVGYGEASHEEIDTLGMTEALRRAARRALESLPVRPDAVILDGKHDYIGPPWPVRLEVKGDAASVSVAAASVLAKVRRDAYMATIGCAEYGFAENAGYPSPVHQAALARLGPTSHHRLSWSYLDELPQWRHLKRHRDPLAGEGQETLFA; encoded by the coding sequence ATGGCGCCGACGTACGACATCGAGCAGCTCCTGCTCTCCCAGCCCAGCATCCGTACGGTCGCGGGTGTCGACGAGGTGGGCCGTGGCGCGTGGGCCGGGCCCGTCACCGTGTGCGCGGTCGTCACCGACCTCACCGAGCCGCCCGCCGGGCTCACCGACTCCAAGCAGGTCTCCGAGGCCAAGCGTGGGCCGCTGGCACTCGAACTGGCCGGTTGGGCCGCCGGCGTCGGCTACGGCGAGGCGAGCCACGAGGAGATCGACACGCTCGGCATGACCGAGGCGCTGCGCAGAGCGGCGCGCAGGGCGCTGGAGTCGCTCCCCGTGCGCCCCGACGCGGTGATCCTCGACGGCAAGCACGACTACATCGGCCCGCCGTGGCCGGTGCGGCTGGAGGTCAAGGGTGACGCGGCGAGCGTCTCGGTGGCCGCCGCCTCCGTGCTGGCCAAGGTGCGGCGCGATGCGTACATGGCCACGATCGGCTGCGCGGAGTACGGTTTCGCCGAGAACGCCGGCTACCCGTCGCCTGTGCACCAGGCGGCCCTCGCCCGGCTGGGCCCGACCTCGCATCATCGACTTTCATGGTCATATCTGGATGAACTGCCCCAATGGCGGCATCTCAAGCGTCACCGTGATCCGCTCGCGGGCGAGGGACAGGAGACTCTCTTCGCCTGA
- a CDS encoding GNAT family N-acetyltransferase, with the protein MPALVTLSGRLVRLEPLSLAAVDDLVAAASEDRTTYTFTRVPNGRDEVVSYVEAAMAEQAEGRTLPFAIRWLNTDRVVGATRLMHLEYWQGPMPWPPGTRGAVGDIPSVADIGYTWLGAGAQGTGANRESKFLLLSHAFETWNVHRITLKADVRNTRSRAAIEALGAHFDGVRRADSRGADNTVRDTAFYSILNSEWPLVRERLLMRLGLVEAA; encoded by the coding sequence ATGCCCGCTCTTGTCACCCTGTCCGGACGCCTCGTGCGTCTGGAGCCTCTCAGCCTCGCGGCGGTCGATGACCTGGTCGCCGCGGCGAGTGAAGACCGCACCACCTACACCTTCACTCGCGTCCCGAACGGCCGGGACGAGGTGGTCTCCTACGTGGAGGCGGCCATGGCTGAGCAGGCGGAGGGCCGCACGTTGCCCTTCGCCATCCGGTGGCTGAACACCGACCGCGTGGTCGGTGCCACCCGTCTCATGCACCTGGAGTACTGGCAGGGCCCCATGCCCTGGCCGCCGGGTACACGCGGTGCGGTGGGCGACATTCCGTCCGTGGCGGACATCGGATACACCTGGCTGGGCGCCGGCGCCCAGGGCACGGGTGCCAACCGGGAGAGCAAGTTCCTCCTGCTCTCACACGCCTTCGAGACGTGGAACGTCCATCGCATCACCCTGAAAGCAGACGTACGCAACACCAGATCCCGGGCCGCCATCGAGGCACTCGGCGCACACTTCGACGGGGTGCGGCGAGCGGATAGCCGAGGCGCCGACAACACGGTCCGAGATACCGCGTTCTACTCGATCCTGAACTCCGAATGGCCGCTCGTCCGCGAGCGGCTGCTCATGAGGCTCGGACTGGTCGAGGCAGCCTGA
- a CDS encoding pyridoxal phosphate-dependent aminotransferase, with protein sequence MTVTLSATLAANEDIERRRRAGERVLHLAFGEAGLPVHPALRDRLAAASEHNGYGPVAGAAGLRAAAAGYWTRRGLPTDPELVVSGPGSKSLLYGLLLAIGGDIVLPMPSWVSYAAQADLVGSRPILVPAPPGEGGVPDPDLVTAEVVRARAQGRTVSSILVTLPDNPTGRLARPATVARLVQVARELDLTIISDEIYRDLVHDPALPYTSPAELAPERTIITTGLSKSLALGGWRIGVARLPERDQALRTRLLAVASEIWSAPAAPVQEAAAYAFGDPPELTERIARSRRLHGLVAQAVYERFVEAGADVPRPQGGFYLYPDLGHLRLGGSAEITKLLLEEHGIGVLPGHAFGDDPSAARVRVAVSLLYGDSADERLTALNSPDPLGLPWIADNLDFLSAGLRELSSSRHAMPPKPRAALCGG encoded by the coding sequence ATGACCGTAACCTTGTCCGCCACTCTGGCGGCGAATGAGGACATCGAACGAAGACGACGCGCCGGGGAACGCGTGCTGCACCTGGCCTTCGGTGAGGCCGGTCTGCCCGTCCACCCGGCGCTGCGCGACAGGCTGGCCGCCGCTTCCGAGCACAACGGCTACGGGCCGGTCGCGGGGGCGGCCGGGCTCCGGGCCGCGGCGGCGGGTTACTGGACACGACGGGGGCTCCCCACCGACCCCGAGCTGGTCGTCAGCGGACCGGGCAGCAAGTCACTGCTGTACGGCCTGCTGCTGGCGATCGGCGGAGACATCGTCCTGCCCATGCCCAGCTGGGTCAGCTATGCCGCGCAGGCCGATCTGGTCGGCTCGCGTCCGATCCTGGTGCCCGCACCACCAGGAGAGGGCGGGGTGCCCGATCCGGATCTGGTGACCGCCGAGGTCGTCCGGGCCAGGGCGCAGGGCAGAACCGTCAGCTCGATCCTGGTCACCCTGCCCGACAACCCGACGGGGCGGCTGGCCCGGCCGGCCACCGTCGCCCGCCTGGTCCAGGTGGCCCGCGAGCTCGACCTGACGATCATCTCCGACGAGATCTACCGCGACCTCGTGCACGACCCGGCCCTGCCGTACACCTCGCCGGCCGAGCTGGCGCCCGAGCGCACGATCATCACCACCGGGCTGAGCAAGAGCCTGGCGCTGGGCGGCTGGCGGATCGGCGTGGCCAGGCTGCCGGAGCGGGACCAGGCGCTGCGCACGCGGCTGCTCGCCGTGGCCAGCGAGATCTGGTCGGCGCCCGCGGCGCCCGTCCAGGAGGCCGCCGCCTACGCCTTCGGCGACCCGCCCGAGCTGACCGAGCGCATCGCCCGCAGCCGCCGGCTGCACGGCCTGGTCGCGCAGGCCGTGTACGAGCGGTTCGTCGAGGCGGGCGCCGACGTGCCCAGGCCCCAGGGCGGCTTCTACCTCTATCCCGACCTCGGGCACCTGCGGCTCGGCGGCTCCGCCGAGATCACCAAGCTCCTGCTGGAGGAGCACGGCATCGGGGTGCTGCCGGGGCACGCGTTCGGCGACGACCCCTCGGCCGCCCGGGTACGCGTCGCGGTGAGCCTGCTCTACGGCGACTCCGCCGACGAGCGCCTGACCGCGCTGAACAGCCCGGATCCGCTCGGCCTACCGTGGATAGCCGACAATCTCGACTTCCTCTCGGCGGGCCTTCGAGAGCTGTCGTCGAGCCGTCACGCGATGCCGCCGAAGCCGCGTGCCGCCCTCTGCGGCGGCTAG
- a CDS encoding AfsR/SARP family transcriptional regulator: MAAQSVESGLRFAVLGPVRAWRDGRELDLGTPLQRSILGMLLLREGHAVTPNEMIDAVWGEEAPPRALGALRTYVSRLRTVLEPDRPARSRPELLTSIGRGYALRLPEGSLDLTRFERGIHQAESARKAGKPAECARALRAALALFEGEPLAGTVGPYSEHQRDRLVERRISVIETLMDVDLELGNHAKVVSELIALTADHPLRERLRAQLMLALYRCGRQGDALSVFTETREALIDELGIEPGPELSALHQRILAADPTLAAVEVPEEEEPAAEEEAQQQQQQPALELPRPAQLPAAVSDFTGRKEVAVRLRTLLSAQSSAEGVPIAAISGIGGVGKTTLAVHVAHLVDEVFPDGQLYADLRGYTDQALAPESALGGFLRALGVPPDVIPDAPAERSALYRSILAERRILVLLDNARDAAQVSPLLPGTPGCAAIVTSRGKLADLPSAKLVDLDVMEPDEALSLFSSVAGAERVAAEHGAAMDVVAACGFLPLAVRIVASRLAARPSWTVASLVPRLADEQRRLDELRVGNLAVEATFALGYGQLTPTQARAFRLLSLPNGPDISVGAASAVLSMSMFEAEEVLESLVDASLLEAPAPGRYRFHDLLKLFARRELERGERPQARTMALRRLLGFYLASAQSAHTLAYEGSMIPANLVVVGSGLTFTSVDEAVAWLIAEGDSLFAAIDQAADTARTSEHLLPAADLLVAMEPLLEAGTHTREFDHSTRAVLATAQSNDDQAGELRARYVLGRVLFADNRLKDAEQHFRVVHELSRARREKIVTGEVLNALAVVVGRQRRHTEALSLFEAAMRWYRENGVPAGEALVLSYSARDHLGLGRPDDAITAAEKGLAIFTEIGSGAGTARARYHLGIVLSRVGRLTEAVHHHAECLAFFRASRQRVWEQRVCSRLAETFIAAERYPDAVRHAEQALVVAREIGHPYGEALSLTVLGKALRGLGSTTRSLDCLRQAFDIFSRLGAPEAGDLKVLLDSLSTPEPAGDGPVVES, from the coding sequence ATGGCTGCTCAGAGCGTTGAGAGTGGGCTGCGGTTCGCCGTGCTCGGTCCTGTCCGCGCGTGGCGTGACGGCCGGGAACTCGACCTGGGCACCCCGCTGCAGCGCTCCATCCTCGGCATGCTGCTCCTGCGGGAGGGCCACGCGGTCACCCCCAACGAGATGATCGACGCGGTGTGGGGCGAGGAGGCCCCGCCACGGGCCCTGGGCGCGCTGCGCACGTACGTCTCCAGGCTGCGCACCGTGCTGGAGCCCGACAGGCCCGCCCGCTCCCGCCCCGAGCTGCTCACCTCGATCGGCCGCGGCTACGCGCTGCGCCTGCCGGAGGGCTCCCTCGACCTGACCCGCTTCGAGCGCGGCATCCACCAGGCCGAGTCCGCCCGCAAGGCCGGCAAGCCGGCCGAGTGCGCGCGCGCCCTGCGGGCCGCGCTGGCCCTGTTCGAGGGCGAGCCACTGGCCGGCACCGTCGGCCCCTACTCCGAGCACCAGCGCGACCGCCTCGTGGAGCGGCGCATCAGCGTCATCGAGACGCTCATGGACGTGGACCTGGAGCTCGGCAACCACGCCAAGGTCGTCTCCGAGCTGATCGCGCTCACCGCCGACCATCCGCTGCGCGAGCGGCTGCGCGCCCAGCTCATGCTGGCCCTGTATCGCTGCGGCAGGCAGGGCGACGCGCTCAGCGTCTTCACCGAGACCCGCGAGGCGCTCATCGACGAGCTGGGCATCGAGCCCGGCCCCGAGCTGTCGGCCCTGCACCAGCGCATCCTCGCCGCCGACCCCACCCTCGCCGCGGTGGAGGTGCCCGAGGAGGAGGAGCCCGCGGCCGAGGAGGAGGCCCAGCAGCAGCAACAGCAGCCGGCGCTGGAGCTGCCCCGCCCCGCCCAGCTCCCGGCCGCCGTCAGCGACTTCACCGGCCGCAAGGAGGTCGCGGTACGCCTGCGCACGCTCCTGTCGGCCCAGTCGTCGGCCGAGGGCGTGCCCATCGCGGCCATCTCCGGCATCGGCGGCGTCGGCAAGACCACGCTGGCCGTGCACGTCGCGCACCTGGTGGACGAGGTCTTCCCCGACGGCCAGCTCTACGCCGACCTGCGCGGCTACACCGACCAGGCCCTCGCGCCCGAGTCGGCGCTGGGCGGCTTCCTGCGCGCGCTCGGCGTGCCCCCCGACGTCATCCCCGACGCCCCGGCGGAACGCTCCGCGCTCTACCGCTCGATCCTGGCCGAGCGCCGCATCCTGGTGCTGCTCGACAACGCCCGCGACGCCGCGCAGGTCAGCCCGCTGCTGCCGGGCACGCCCGGCTGCGCCGCCATCGTCACCAGCCGGGGCAAGCTGGCCGACCTGCCGTCGGCCAAGCTGGTGGACCTCGACGTGATGGAGCCGGACGAGGCGCTGTCGCTGTTCTCCTCGGTCGCCGGCGCCGAGCGGGTCGCGGCCGAGCACGGCGCGGCCATGGACGTGGTGGCCGCGTGCGGCTTCCTGCCGCTGGCGGTGCGGATCGTCGCCTCCCGGCTGGCCGCGCGCCCCTCCTGGACGGTCGCCTCGCTGGTGCCCAGGCTGGCCGACGAGCAGCGCCGCCTCGACGAGCTGCGAGTCGGCAACCTGGCCGTGGAGGCCACGTTCGCCCTCGGGTACGGGCAGCTCACCCCCACCCAGGCCCGCGCCTTCCGCCTGCTGTCGCTGCCCAACGGCCCCGACATCTCCGTCGGCGCCGCCTCGGCGGTGTTGTCGATGAGCATGTTCGAGGCGGAGGAGGTGCTGGAGTCACTGGTGGACGCCAGCCTGCTGGAGGCGCCCGCGCCCGGCCGCTACCGCTTCCACGACCTGCTCAAGCTGTTCGCCCGCCGGGAGCTGGAGCGCGGCGAGCGGCCCCAGGCCCGGACGATGGCGCTGCGCCGGCTGCTCGGCTTCTACCTGGCCTCGGCCCAGTCGGCGCACACGCTGGCCTACGAGGGCAGCATGATCCCCGCCAACCTGGTCGTCGTCGGCAGCGGGCTCACCTTCACCAGCGTGGATGAGGCCGTGGCCTGGCTGATCGCCGAGGGCGACTCGCTGTTCGCGGCCATCGACCAGGCCGCCGACACGGCGCGTACCAGCGAGCACCTGCTGCCCGCCGCCGACCTGCTGGTCGCGATGGAGCCGCTGCTGGAGGCGGGCACGCACACGCGCGAGTTCGACCACAGCACCAGGGCCGTGCTGGCCACCGCGCAGAGCAACGACGACCAGGCCGGCGAGTTGCGCGCCCGCTACGTGCTGGGCCGGGTGCTGTTCGCCGACAACCGGCTCAAGGACGCCGAGCAGCACTTCAGAGTCGTGCACGAGCTGTCGCGGGCACGCCGGGAGAAGATCGTCACCGGCGAGGTGCTGAACGCCCTGGCCGTCGTCGTCGGCCGCCAGCGCCGCCACACCGAGGCGCTGTCGCTGTTCGAGGCGGCCATGCGCTGGTACCGCGAGAACGGCGTGCCGGCCGGCGAGGCGCTGGTGCTCAGCTACTCGGCCCGCGACCACCTGGGCCTGGGCCGCCCCGACGACGCGATCACGGCGGCGGAGAAGGGCCTGGCCATCTTCACCGAGATCGGCAGCGGCGCCGGCACCGCCCGCGCCCGCTACCACCTGGGCATCGTGCTGAGCAGGGTGGGCCGCCTCACCGAAGCCGTGCACCACCACGCCGAGTGCCTGGCCTTCTTCCGCGCCAGCAGGCAGCGCGTGTGGGAGCAGCGGGTGTGCTCCCGGCTGGCCGAGACGTTCATCGCCGCCGAGCGCTACCCCGACGCCGTGCGCCACGCCGAGCAGGCGCTGGTGGTCGCCCGCGAGATCGGCCACCCGTACGGCGAGGCGCTCTCCCTCACCGTGCTGGGCAAGGCGCTGCGCGGCCTGGGCAGCACGACGAGAAGCCTGGACTGTCTACGGCAGGCCTTCGACATCTTCTCCCGGCTCGGCGCTCCCGAGGCCGGTGATCTCAAGGTCCTGCTCGACAGCCTCTCCACTCCCGAACCCGCCGGCGATGGGCCCGTCGTCGAGTCCTGA
- a CDS encoding LysR family transcriptional regulator: MLELRRLVLICEFARKGSISATAESLGYSPSAVSQQLAALERETGTALIDRTARSAELTDAGRRLVLHAERILSMVEEAESDLSAHAGKPAGRVVVTAFPTAAVAFAPALARSLRRHTELTLRLGQSRSGRGMREVQSGEVDIALVDDWYGGVRDSENMRVFPLLRDPMVLVVPRKHRLADPDVPLDLHELRDEPWMATPDGEPSRLAVDRLLVDVGGTRPTPWEFEGLGTILSLVAKGIGIAAVPALALAAGVRGLAVRQFPGNPVGRDVHAVARGSSVHRPSVSVTLRAIHVAARYLAADLDPVRPAERPRDGGPAGEELPRDPVRSASDVVGRSFGE, translated from the coding sequence ATGCTCGAATTGCGGCGTTTGGTCCTGATCTGCGAGTTCGCGAGAAAGGGAAGTATCTCCGCGACGGCCGAGTCGTTGGGGTACAGCCCGTCGGCGGTCTCCCAGCAACTGGCCGCGCTCGAACGCGAGACCGGCACGGCCCTGATCGACAGGACGGCGCGCAGCGCCGAACTGACCGACGCCGGCCGGCGGCTGGTCCTGCATGCCGAGCGCATCCTTTCGATGGTGGAGGAGGCGGAGTCCGACCTGTCCGCGCACGCGGGCAAGCCCGCCGGGCGCGTGGTGGTCACCGCCTTCCCGACGGCGGCCGTGGCGTTCGCGCCCGCGCTGGCCCGCTCTCTGCGCCGCCACACCGAGCTGACGCTCCGGCTCGGCCAGAGCAGGTCCGGGCGCGGCATGCGCGAGGTGCAGTCGGGCGAGGTGGACATCGCGCTCGTGGACGACTGGTACGGCGGCGTGCGCGACAGCGAGAACATGCGGGTCTTCCCGCTGCTGCGCGACCCCATGGTGCTGGTGGTGCCGCGCAAGCACCGCCTCGCCGACCCCGACGTGCCCCTCGACCTGCACGAGCTGCGCGACGAGCCGTGGATGGCCACGCCCGACGGCGAGCCCTCGCGGCTGGCGGTGGACCGCCTGCTGGTGGACGTGGGCGGCACCCGGCCGACGCCGTGGGAGTTCGAGGGGCTCGGCACCATTCTGTCGCTGGTCGCCAAGGGCATCGGCATCGCCGCCGTGCCCGCGCTCGCGCTCGCCGCGGGGGTGCGGGGCCTGGCCGTGCGGCAGTTCCCCGGCAACCCGGTCGGGCGGGACGTGCACGCCGTGGCGCGCGGCTCCAGCGTGCACCGGCCGTCGGTGTCGGTGACGCTGCGGGCCATCCACGTGGCCGCGCGCTATCTGGCGGCCGACCTGGACCCCGTGCGTCCCGCCGAACGGCCCCGCGACGGCGGGCCCGCCGGCGAGGAGCTGCCGCGCGATCCCGTGCGCTCGGCGAGCGACGTGGTGGGCCGCTCCTTCGGGGAGTGA
- a CDS encoding SCO5389 family protein, with protein MSLTVPNDLLDQARAGEVDDAAFLDCVRDSLPYAWSLISELVKQREHTGAEFADNQVPPPSEEARGQLLRCLASDSMRGALERHYGVRLAFQNCHRVAVFDPTATRALADFVTPRAQILNQKPELVDC; from the coding sequence ATGTCGCTGACCGTTCCGAACGATCTGCTCGACCAGGCCAGAGCCGGCGAGGTGGACGACGCGGCGTTCCTCGACTGCGTCCGTGACTCGCTGCCGTACGCGTGGTCGCTGATCAGCGAGCTGGTCAAGCAGCGTGAGCACACCGGGGCCGAGTTCGCCGACAACCAGGTGCCGCCGCCGTCGGAGGAGGCCCGCGGCCAGCTCCTGCGCTGCCTGGCGAGCGACTCGATGCGTGGCGCGCTGGAGCGCCACTACGGCGTGCGCCTGGCCTTCCAGAACTGCCACCGGGTCGCCGTGTTCGACCCGACGGCGACCAGGGCGCTGGCCGACTTCGTCACCCCGCGCGCGCAGATCCTCAACCAGAAGCCGGAGCTCGTCGACTGCTGA
- a CDS encoding LLM class flavin-dependent oxidoreductase — translation MRIGIFVVAGQFPGQRPGRVLADAVEWIVAAEEAGFDDAWIAEHHFMSYGVCPSPTTLAAVAIGRTARIGLGTAVSVLSTQHPVALAEQAAMLHHLSGGRFTLGVGRGGPWVDLEVFGTGLERYERGFAESLDLLVEALSGESVAADGEFFRFRRVPMVPHARLRPVVACTSEVTVELAAARGLPMLLGLHIGDEDKAALVKRYGSAQRGHVAAGLAYVADSTAEAVRDLKAAMPAWLRPGLAGYVPVDGRPRPVRDADDYVDLLTRIHPVGSAEHCAETLLRTARHTGIEHFVLLVEGLGEHERTLANIRRFGAEVLPLLRG, via the coding sequence ATGCGGATCGGGATCTTTGTCGTCGCGGGGCAGTTTCCCGGGCAGCGGCCCGGGCGGGTGCTGGCGGACGCCGTCGAGTGGATCGTCGCGGCCGAGGAGGCCGGGTTCGACGACGCGTGGATCGCCGAGCACCACTTCATGTCGTACGGCGTGTGCCCGTCACCCACGACGCTGGCCGCGGTCGCGATCGGCAGGACGGCGCGCATCGGGCTCGGCACGGCCGTGAGCGTGCTGTCCACGCAGCACCCCGTGGCGCTGGCCGAGCAGGCCGCGATGCTGCACCACCTGTCCGGCGGGCGGTTCACGCTCGGCGTGGGCAGGGGCGGGCCGTGGGTGGACCTGGAGGTGTTCGGTACCGGGCTCGAACGGTACGAGCGCGGCTTCGCCGAGTCGCTCGACCTGCTGGTGGAGGCGCTGTCGGGCGAGTCCGTGGCGGCCGACGGGGAGTTCTTCCGGTTCAGGCGGGTGCCGATGGTGCCGCATGCGCGGCTGCGGCCGGTGGTCGCCTGCACCTCCGAGGTCACCGTGGAGCTGGCCGCCGCCCGCGGGCTGCCCATGCTGCTGGGGCTGCACATCGGGGACGAGGACAAGGCCGCCCTGGTCAAGCGGTACGGCAGCGCGCAGCGCGGGCACGTGGCGGCGGGGCTGGCGTACGTGGCCGACTCGACCGCCGAGGCGGTGCGCGACCTGAAGGCCGCGATGCCGGCCTGGCTGCGGCCGGGGCTGGCCGGGTACGTGCCGGTCGACGGCCGGCCGCGCCCGGTGCGGGACGCCGACGACTACGTGGACCTGCTGACGCGGATCCACCCGGTGGGCTCGGCCGAGCACTGCGCCGAGACGCTGCTGCGTACCGCGCGGCACACCGGCATCGAGCACTTCGTGCTGCTCGTGGAGGGGCTCGGCGAGCACGAGCGGACGCTGGCGAACATCAGGCGGTTCGGCGCCGAGGTGCTGCCGCTGCTGCGCGGATGA
- a CDS encoding LCP family glycopolymer transferase codes for MTGEDRRFGLGASLALTLASTVLWGVAHLAAERRRTGLALMAAYVLMLAAVLTVFTAFSANLLSLAVQPHWLGWLTVALVVIALAWTGVIIWSFLLVRPARSDTVGRFLTTTLAIALCALVLGPTVYATRLAYLSRDVVNTLFSPSNTATPVLAQDPWSGAERVNFLLLGGDSAPSRPGVRTDSMTVASVDVETGATVLFGLPRNLQQVQLPEGPARDHFPYGFTGGGPDTPGLLNEVFQYAEDHPELVPGVQKGKRGPTLLKQTVSEMLGLTVDHYAMVDMKGFAEIIDAMGGVQVTIKEPIVYGRRREGLLPAGTRKLSGEEALWYGRSRTDSDDYVRMGRQKCLLNAVAKQADPITVLNSFERLAAATKRAISTDLPQELLPAVVDLAQKVKNAKIRSLNFVPPLINTADPDWYLMRRKVSDALEEHASTKTAPAPSPSTTASPDSPVSLDATCA; via the coding sequence ATGACGGGAGAAGATCGACGGTTCGGCCTGGGCGCGAGCCTCGCGCTGACGCTCGCCTCGACCGTGTTGTGGGGGGTCGCGCACCTGGCCGCGGAGCGCCGGAGGACGGGCCTGGCGCTCATGGCCGCCTACGTCCTGATGCTGGCCGCCGTGCTGACCGTCTTCACCGCGTTCAGCGCCAACCTCCTGTCGCTGGCCGTCCAGCCCCACTGGCTCGGCTGGCTCACGGTCGCGCTGGTCGTGATCGCGCTGGCCTGGACGGGTGTGATCATCTGGTCGTTCCTCCTGGTACGACCCGCCCGCTCCGACACCGTCGGCCGCTTCCTGACCACCACCCTGGCCATCGCCCTGTGCGCGCTGGTGCTGGGGCCGACGGTGTACGCCACGCGGCTGGCGTACCTGTCGCGTGACGTCGTCAACACCCTGTTCTCCCCCAGCAACACCGCCACCCCGGTGCTGGCCCAGGACCCGTGGAGCGGCGCCGAGCGGGTGAACTTCCTGCTCCTCGGCGGCGACTCCGCACCCAGCCGGCCGGGCGTGCGCACCGACAGCATGACCGTGGCCAGCGTGGACGTGGAGACGGGCGCCACCGTCCTGTTCGGCCTGCCGCGCAACCTGCAGCAGGTGCAACTCCCCGAGGGTCCGGCCAGGGACCACTTCCCGTACGGCTTCACCGGCGGCGGCCCCGACACCCCCGGCCTGCTCAACGAGGTCTTCCAGTACGCCGAGGACCACCCCGAGCTGGTGCCGGGCGTGCAGAAGGGCAAGCGCGGCCCCACCCTGCTCAAGCAGACCGTCTCCGAGATGCTCGGCCTCACCGTGGACCACTACGCCATGGTGGACATGAAGGGCTTCGCCGAGATCATCGACGCCATGGGCGGCGTGCAGGTCACCATCAAGGAGCCCATCGTGTACGGCCGCCGCCGCGAGGGCCTCCTGCCGGCCGGCACCCGCAAGCTGTCCGGCGAGGAGGCCCTCTGGTACGGCCGCTCGCGCACCGACAGCGACGACTACGTCCGCATGGGCCGCCAGAAGTGCCTGCTCAACGCCGTGGCCAAGCAGGCGGACCCGATCACCGTGCTCAACAGCTTCGAACGCCTGGCCGCCGCCACCAAGCGGGCCATCTCCACCGACCTGCCTCAGGAGCTGCTGCCCGCCGTGGTGGACCTGGCGCAGAAGGTGAAGAACGCCAAGATCCGCAGCCTCAACTTCGTCCCGCCGCTGATCAACACCGCGGACCCGGACTGGTACCTGATGCGGCGCAAGGTCTCCGACGCCCTGGAGGAGCACGCCTCCACCAAGACCGCGCCCGCCCCGAGCCCGTCCACCACCGCCAGCCCCGACTCCCCGGTGAGCCTGGACGCCACCTGCGCCTGA